In Strongyloides ratti genome assembly S_ratti_ED321, scaffold srae_chrx_scaffold0000002, a single window of DNA contains:
- a CDS encoding Agrin yields the protein MLGKFFFLFGLLFLVSNTISFDWTQRCKECKNQKLDILCGSNNITYDNICYLECANNISKVQYNEIKLLYYGSCCSPHNCTMEEDYICDNLKRTHLNSCHYSYAQCINERLKINNNLTISYFGKCIDKNEDEICNYNCMNNKYEPLCDNKNSTHENYCKFKLFNCHLRQQNKIEREIVYSGSCKNIENLNINNGKIITSKNPTAKIVLNISPKTNNYFNRDSYYSLPKSEKIDIVNDCTLDDCNNNWDPVCDTKNITHKNECIFNVYKCKILKQDNNSLYDISIAHKGICNERKISRKDNNIVTENIYKNECLTCNDEDGIFPVCDNKNVTFPTLCTLARTNCIRRFQGKEETVLVHIGKCMEYSPVFDLKNEKCPSNCLKEYKPVCDTNNMTHPNLCIFQMYNCEQRKRKNYNVSWLKSLKACPENIIESSTTILPLTTMEVEILNEKELEESGNIILCPHLTCGNETSYICDSEGQIHQNECLFQKARCIAAQNNIVLRPLPDEMCRNEECISKECDDEIDYICGSDFKTYKNLCELEKGKCRNKKLEALFHGECEKCFKKQCPVLEDSDDDSFFVCDQNAETRSQCEFEMLRCIYEIKYGYNITEAYSGRCCPNDDSCSIDHQPVCGSDKQTYKNMCFFEVAKCRHEKINSLGSLNILSEQSCAIYFKELNQLKPNCTRIDKNCSNDYQPICGSDGITYINECHFNKKICTEGKENDIHQQYNGECCQSADECSLIWRPICDSNRKTHPNLCYYEEKRCLAERKNERIPEIDFYHSCTDNNCEMIECPQKYEPVCGNDGKTYINECFLNQIICHFNSTNNEISSKLYVDYKGECCKIKEKCPLIIDPVCDSNGTTHINECFFNQEICKKNMKNDKKITIEYKGECCNGKCSEEIDKPICDGENIYKNICYFRMKQCDLKKIGKEISIAYEGNCCPKETKICPEKDEVCDEDGNKYPNICSFNRNKCIQKKYHNRQLNLSAKCLETNITNNFKELSNLQSTYVTNISTTTNNEIQHQSNENNANNQNLPNEYYTKH from the exons atgttaggaaaatttttttttttatttggattattattcttag taTCAAATACCATTTCATTTGATTGGACACAAAGATGCAAAGAATgcaaaaatcaaaaattagatattttatgtggtagtaataatattacatatgataatatttgttatttagAATGTGCTAACAATATTTCAAAAGTACAATATAATG agATAAAATTGCTTTACTATGGTTCTTGTTGTTCACCACATAATTGTACAATGGAAGAAGATTATATTtgtgataatttaaaaaggaCACATCTTAATAGTTGTCATTATTCATATGCTCAATGTATTAATGAACgtcttaaaataaataataatttaacaatttcatATTTTGGAAAATGTATTGACAAGAATGAAGATGAAATTTGTAACTACAATTGTATGAACAACAAATATGAACCACTGTGCGATAACAAAAATTCAACTCatgaaaattattgtaaatttaaattatttaattgtcaTTTAAgacaacaaaataaaattgaaagaGAAATTGTATATTCTGGaagttgtaaaaatattgaaaatctaaatattaataatggcAAAATTATAACATCTAAAAATCCAACAgcaaaaatagttttaaatatttcaccaaaaacaaacaattattttaatagagATTCTTATTATTCATTACCAAAATctgaaaaaattgatatagtTAATGATTGTACATTAGATGATTGTAATAACAATTGGGATCCTGTATGTGATACAAAGAATATAACACATAAAAAtgaatgtatttttaatgtttataaatgtaaaatattaaaacaggACAATAACTCATTATATGATATATCTATTGCTCATAAAGGTATTTGtaatgaaagaaaaatatcacgtaaagataataatattgttactgaaaatatctataaaaatgaatgCCTTACATGTAATGATGAAGATGGTATATTTCCTGTttgtgataataaaaatgttacattTCCAACATTGTGTACATTAGCTAGAACTAATTGTATAAGACGTTTTCAAGGAAAAGAAGAAACAGTTCTTGTACATATTGGTAAATGTATGGAATATAGTCCTgtatttgatttaaaaaatgaaaaatgtccgtcaaattgtttaaaagaatataaaccTGTATGTGATACCAATAATATGACTCATCCtaatttatgtatttttcaaatgtataattgtgaacaaagaaaaagaaaaaattataatgtttcatggttaaaatcattaaaagcATGTcctgaaaatattatagaatCTTCAACAACAATACTACCATTAACAACGATGGAagtagaaatattaaatgaaaaagagTTAGAAGAAAGTGGtaacataattttatgtCCACATTTAACATGTGGTAATGAAACTTCATATATTTGTGATTCAGAAGGTCAAATTCATCAAAATGAATGTTTATTTCAAAAGGCAAGATGTATTGCAgcacaaaataatatagtttTAAGACCATTACCTGATGAAATGTGTAGAAATGAAGAATGTATAAGTAAAGAATGTGATGATGAAATTGATTACATTTGTGGTAGTGATTTTAAAacatacaaaaatttatgtgAATTAGAAAAAGGTAAAtgtagaaataaaaaattagaagCATTATTTCATGGAGAATgtgaaaaatgttttaaaaaacaatgtCCTGTTCTTGAGGATTCTGATGACGATTCGTTTTTTGTATGCGATCAAAATGCAGAAACAAGATCACAATGTGAATTTGAAATGCTTCGTTGtatatatgaaataaaatatggaTATAATATTACAGAAGCATAt agtGGAAGATGTTGTCCAAATGATGATAGCTGTTCAATTGATCATCAACCTGTTTGTGGTTCAGATAAgcaaacatataaaaatatgtgtTTTTTTGAAGTAGCAAAATGTCGtcatgaaaaaattaattctttaggttctttaaatattttatcagaACAATCGTGtgcaatatattttaaagaattaaatcaat taaaaccAAATTGTACGAGAATTGATAAGAATTGTTCAAATGATTATCAACCAATATGTGGAAGTGATGGaataacatatataaatgaatgccattttaataaaaaaatttgtactgaaggaaaagaaaatgatattCATCAACAATATAATGGTGAATGTTGTCAATCAGCAGACGAATGTTCTTTGATATGGAGACCAATATGTGATTCAAATAGAAAAACACATCCaaatttatgttattatgaagaaaaaagatGTCTTGCTGAGAGGAAAAATGAAAGAATTCCTGAAATAGATTTTTATCATTCATGTACCGATAATAACTGTGAAATGATAGAATGCCCTCAAAAATATGAACCAGTTTGTGGAAATGAtg gtaaaacatatataaatgaatgttttctaaatcaaataatttgtCATTTCAACTCtacaaataatgaaatttcatcaaaattatatgttGACTATAAAGGAGAGTGTTgcaaaataaaagaaaaatgtccATTAATAATTGATCCTGTCTGTGATAGTAATGGTACAACACATATAAATGAATGTTTTTTCAATCAagaaatatgtaaaaaaaatatgaaaaatgataaaaaaataacaattgaATATAAAGGTGAATGTTGTAATGGTAAATGTAGTGAAGAAATTGATAAACCAATTTGTGATGGTGAAaacatttacaaaaatatctGTTATTTTAGAATGAAACAAtgtgatttaaaaaagattggTAAAGAAATATCAATTGCATATGAAGGAAATTGTTGTCcaaaagaaacaaaaatatgTCCAGAAAAAGATGAAGTATGTGATGAAGATGGTAATAAATATCCAAATATATGTTCTTTTAATAGAAACAAAtgtattcaaaaaaaatatcataatagacaattaaatttatcagcAAAATGTTTAGAAActaatataacaaataattttaaagaattatcAAATCTGCAAAGTACATATGTAACAAATATTTCAACAACAACTAATAATGAAATACAACATCAatcaaatgaaaataatgcaaacaatcaaaatttaccaaatgaatattatacaaagcattga
- a CDS encoding Pyridine nucleotide-disulphide oxidoreductase,NAD-binding domain and Glutamate synthase, alpha subunit,C-terminal domain and Glutamate synthase, central-C domain and Glutamate synthase, NADH/NADPH, small subunit 1 family and Glutamate synthase, central-N domain and Alpha-helical ferredoxin domain and Glutamate synthase, eukaryotic family and Aldolase-type TIM barrel domain and NAD(P)-binding domain and Pyridine nucleotide-disulphide oxidoreductase, FAD/NAD(P)-binding domain and Dihydroprymidine dehydrogenase domain II-containing protein, with protein MNDRLQPGCIILIDTEAHTIEFNDDVKNRISKKRPYKKLYSQRIHMDNLRKDDIVSHGTVKNEFLIKSTLREIGIGSAKVSKSGTSDIKKKDIHLYTDRRLSLFSFSPDTFSLLLVPMIKEKKEALGSMGNDAALACLSDYSPTLSSYFQQLFAQVTNPPIDPFREQIVMSLRCPIGPESNILQSNQPLEGRIILDQPVLSLVDMHILKRTNFNGWRSKTIDITYPIRHDIYGLVPALDRICSESCSACLDGYQIIILSDRNVNNYNVPLPTLLAVGAVHQSLVKQRLRTKVALIVESGETKLVHDFCVLLGFGADAICPYMVFETCYRLRTMGLLDKELTDDAIFQGYRAGIERGIFKVMAKMGISTLHSYKGAQIFEAVGLGQEVVDRCFTNTVSRLGGADFNVIAAEMLRRHRHAFPLTEVEEGGHDFGDSKVLVSNGTYHWRSGGEKHVNEPVNVAKLQAAVKSNDKKTYQEFSTASNMAQRLCTLRGQLEIKTNKNITIPLDEVEPASEIVKRFVTGAMSFGSISWEAHTTLAIAMNSIGAKSNTGEGGEKPERYRQGQPKDNNLRSAIKQVASGRFGVNSAYLANADELQIKMAQGAKPGEGGELPGHKVTKEIAATRKSTPGVGLISPPPHHDIYSIEDLAQLIYDLKCANPKARVSVKLVSEAGVGIVAAGVAKGNADHIVISGHDGGTGASSWTGIKHAGLPWELGVSETHQVLTMNNLRSRVILQADGQIRTGRDVMIAALLGADEYGMATAPLIALGCIMMRKCHLNTCPVGVATQDPALRAKFEGKPEYVINYIFMVAEEVRYYLSRLGLRSVQEAIGRVDLLYANPSPINHKATLLEFGNILRNASHLFPEHSITGGSIKHHHEISALEQDVLKEAMVVFEKAGHITVKADKITNIDRTFGARLSYEISIRYGENGLPDDRSVTINLKGHAGQSFCAFMAKGIIVNLVGDANDYVGKCLSGGKITIRPPPNSNFKSEENTIIGNVALYGATSGTAFFRGVGGERFAVRNSGATAVIESVGDHGCEYMTGGRVVILKSIGKNFAAAMSGGIAYIFQNPNNDITKSMNVATIDIDEPTLEDADWVKNIIEDFVNETDSEIGKNILKNWIEYKSKLIKIFPKDYKAALKAIKEEEEAKAILKESSSEDKRFLTTSDYHRDRKISMDMQIHVKDRHGRVRPLIKSMKFEGNINKRTRTYSKTIRDTDKLGFEETADIQEEIEEEQLEEDEQLSEVSDEGMSDSEIQTSKKQQIIPDIENIVKDEKKKEEELDKIRGFVKYRRQKIVYRSAEKRLQDWDEVTDYQTVRANIREQAARCMDCGIPFCQSNTGCPLGNIIPKFNDYVFRKNWRQALEQLLQTNNFPEFTGRVCPAPCEGACCLGINSPAVTIKGIECAIIDYAFLQGWMTPQIPKVRTGKRIAIIGSGPAGLACAAQLNKVGHVVVVYERKNRIGGLLRYGIPTMKLDKHIVDRRIKLMQEEGIKFLTNTEIGKDVNAEFLLKDNDAIVICTGATTPRDLAIENRDAQGICFAMTFLEKSQRIRAGDDVSWEGLSPKDKRIVILGGGDTATDCIGTSLRLGAKSVRAFEILPQPGEKRKLDNPWPQWPIIFRTDYGHEEAIIKQGSDPRTYSISTKKFLCATTEDGKKVVTGLSTVRVEWEKDEKGAWKLNEIEGSEETIEADIVILAMGFLGPEQTIIEQLKLNTDQRSNIKTFTEKYATSMDKVFAAGDCRRGQSLVVWAINEGRQCAREVDNSLMGFTSLAGPGGIVLAPNNN; from the exons ATGAAT GATCGTTTACAACCAGGATGTATTATTCTTATTGATACAGAAGCTCATACAATTGAATTTAATGATGATGTAAAAAATcgtatttcaaaaaaaagaccatataaaaaattgtatagtCAAAGAATTCATATGGATAACTTAAGAAAAGATGATATTGTATCACATGGAACagttaaaaatgaatttttaataaaatcaacTCTTAGAGAAATTGGTATTGGTAGTGCTAAAGTTAGTAAAAGTGGAACAagtgatattaaaaaaaaagatattcaTCTTTATACTGATAGAAGATTATCactattttcattttctcCTGATACTTTTAGTTTACTTCTTGTACCAAtgattaaagaaaaaaaagaagcaCTTGGTTCTATGGGAAATGATGCTGCTTTAGCTTGCCTTTCTGATTACTCGCCAACATTATCTTCTTATTTTCAACAACTTTTTGCTCAAGTTACCAATCCACCAATTGATCCATTCCGTGAACAAATTGTTATGTCACTTCGTTGTCCAATTGGTCCAGAATCTAATATTCTTCAAAGTAATCAACCATTAGAAGGACGTATTATTTTAGATCAACCTGTTTTATCATTAGTTGATATGCATATTCTTAAAAGAACTAATTTTAATGGTTGGAGAAGTAAGACAATTGATATTACCTATCCAATACGTCATGATATATATGGTTTAGTACCAGCTTTAGATCGTATTTGTTCTGAATCTTGTTCAGCATGTTTAGATggatatcaaataataatattatctgatagaaatgttaataattataatgtaCCATTACCAACACTCCTTGCTGTTGGTGCTGTTCATCAATCATTAGTTAAACAACGTTTAAGAACAAAAGTTGCATTAATTGTTGAATCTGGAGAAACAAAATTAGTTCATGATTTTTGTGTACTTCTTGGTTTTGGTGCTGATGCTATTTGTCCATATATGGTTTTTGAAACATGTTATCGTCTTCGTACAATGGGTTTACTTGATAAAGAATTAACTGATGACGCAATTTTCCAAGGTTATCGAGCTGGAATTGAGCGtggtatttttaaagttatggCTAAAATGGGTATAAGTACACTTCATAGTTATAAAGGTGCTCAAATATTTGAAGCAGTTGGATTGGGACAAGAAGTTGTAGATAGATGTTTTACAAATACTGTATCTCGTCTTGGTGGTGCtgattttaatgttatagcAGCAGAAATGTTAAGACGTCATCGACATGCTTTTCCATTAACAGAAGTTGAAGAAGGTGGTCATGATTTTGGAGATAGTAAAGTACTTGTTTCTAATGGTACATATCATTGGAGAAGTGGGGGTGAAAAACATGTAAATGAACCTGTTAATGTTGCTAAATTACAAGCTGCTGTTAAATCAAAcgataaaaaaacataccaAGAATTTTCAACAGCATCAAATATGGCACAGAGATTATGTACTTTAAGAGGACAACttgaaattaaaacaaataaaaatattactattcCGCTTGATGAAGTTGAACCAGCATCTGAAATTGTTAAAAGATTTGTCACTGGTGCTATGTCATTTGGATCAATTTCTTGGGAAGCTCATACAACACTTGCTATTGCCATGAATAGTATTGGTGCAAAATCAAATACAGGTGAAGGTGGTGAAAAACCAGAAAGATATCGTCAAGGTCAACCAAAGGATAATAATCTTCGTTCAGCTATAAAACAAGTTGCTTCTGGACGTTTTGGTGTTAATAGTGCATACCTTGCAAATGCTGATGAACTTCAAATTAAAATGGCACAAGGTGCTAAACCAGGTGAAGGTGGTGAACTACCAGGTCATAAAGTTACAAAAGAAATTGCTGCAACACGTAAATCAACTCCAGGTGTTGGATTAATTTCTCCACCACCTCATCATGATATATATTCTATTGAAGATTTAGCTCAATTAATTTATGATTTAAAATGTGCCAATCCAAAAGCACGTGTAAGTGTTAAACTTGTTTCTGAAGCTGGTGTTGGTATTGTAGCTGCTGGTGTTGCAAAAGGTAATGCTGATCATATTGTTATTTCTGGACATGATGGTGGTACTGGTGCATCAAGTTGGACAGGTATTAAACATGCTGGATTACCATGGGAACTTGGAGTTTCTGAGACACATCAAGTGTTAACAATGAATAATTTAAGATCAAGAGTTATATTACAAGCTGATGGTCAAATTAGAACTGGACGTGATGTTATGATAGCTGCACTTCTTGGAGCTGATGAATACGGTATGGCTACAGCACCACTTATAGCTTTAGGATGTATTATGATGAGAAAATGTCATTTAAATACATGTCCTGTTGGTGTTGCAACACAAGATCCAGCATTACGTGCTAAATTTGAAGGTAAACCAGAATATGttatcaattatatatttatggtTGCTGAAGAGGTACGTTATTATCTTTCAAGATTAGGATTACGTTCAGTTCAAGAAGCTATTGGACGTGTTGATTTACTTTACGCTAATCCAAGTCCAATAAATCATAAAGCTACTCTTCTTGAATTtggtaatattttaagaaatgcTTCACATTTATTCCCTGAACATAGTATTACTGGTGGTTCAATTAAACATCATCATGAAATTAGTGCTTTAGAACAAGATGTTTTAAAGGAAGCAATGGTTGTTTTTGAAAAAGCAGGTCATATTACTGTTAAAGCTGATAAAATAACTAATATTGATAGAACATTTGGAGCTAGATTGAGTTATGAAATATCAATTCGTTATGGTGAAAATGGATTACCAGATGATCGATCAGTAACTATTAATCTTAAAGGGCATGCTGGACAAAGTTTCTGTGCTTTTATGGCTAAAGgaattattgttaatttagTTGGTGATGCTAATGATTATGTTGGTAAATGTTTGTCTGGTGGTAAAATAACTATTCGTCCACCACCAAATTCTAATTTTAAGTCTGAAGAAAATACAATTATTGGTAATGTAGCACTTTATGGTGCTACATCTGGTACAGCTTTCTTCCGTGGTGTTGGTGGTGAAAGATTTGCTGTAAGAAATTCTGGAGCAACAGCTGTCATTGAAAGTGTTGGTGATCATGGTTGTGAGTATATGACAGGTGGAAGagtagtaatattaaaatctaTCGGTAAAAATTTTGCTGCTGCTATGTCTGGTGGTATTGCATACATTTTCCAGAATcctaataatgatataacaAAATCAATGAATGTTGCAACTATTGATATTGATGAACCAACACTTGAAGATGCTGATTgggtaaaaaatattattgaagaTTTTGTCAATGAAACAGATTCCGAAAtaggaaaaaatattttgaaaaattggattgaatataaatcaaaacttattaaaatatttccaaAAGATTATAAAGCTGCTCTTAAAGCAATTAAAGAGGAAGAAGAAGCAAAAgcaatattaaaagaatcaTCTAGTGAAGATAAAAGATTCTTAACTACT AGTGATTATCATCGAGATAGAAAAATATCGATGGATATGCAAATTCATGTTAAAGATAGGCATGGTCGTGTTCGTCCACTAATAAAATCCATGAAATTTGAAGGT aacaTTAATAAACGTACTCGAACATATTCAAAAACAATACGTGATACTGATAAACTTGGTTTTGAAGAAACAGCTGATATTCAAGAAGAAATTGAAGAAGAACAATTAGAGGAAGATGAACAATTATCTGAAGTTTCTGATGAAGGAATGTCTGATTCAGAGATTCAAACATCAAAGAAACAACAAATTATTCCtgatatagaaaatattgttaaagatgaaaaaaagaaagaagaagaattagataaaattcgtggatttgttaaatatcgtaggcaaaaaattgtttatcgATCTGCTGAGAAACGTCTTCAAGATTGGGATGAAGTTACTGATTATCAAACAGTACGTGCAAATATTCGTGAACAAGCAGCAAGATGTATGGATTGTGGTATACCATTTTGTCAAAGTAATACTGGTTGTCCACTTGGAAATATTATACCAAAATTCAATGATTAtgtatttagaaaaaattggAGACAAGCTCTTGAACAATTATtacaaacaaataatttCCCTGAATTTACTGGTCGTGTATGTCCAGCACCATGTGAAGGAGCTTGTTGTCTTGGTATTAATTCACCTGCTGTAACAATTAAAGGAATAGAATGTGCTATAATTGATTATGCTTTTCTTCAAGGATGGATGACACCACAAATACCAAAAGTAAGAACAGGAAAACGTATTGCAATTATTGGATCTGGTCCTGCTGGTTTGGCATGTGCTGcacaattaaataaagttgGTCATGTAGTTGTTGtttatgaaagaaaaaatcGTATTGGTGGATTACTTAGATATGGAATACCAACAATGAAACTTGATAAACATATTGTTGATAGAAGAATAAAACTTATGCAAGAAGAaggtattaaatttttaacaaatactGAAATAGGTAAAGATGTTAATGCTGAAttcttattaaaagataatgatGCAATTGTAATTTGTACTGGAGCAACAACACCAAGAGATTTAGCTATTGAGAATCGTGATGCACAAGGAATATGTTTTGCAATGACATTCCTTGAAAAAAGTCAACGTATACGTGCTGGAGATGATGTATCATGGGAAGGTTTATCACCAAAAGATAAACGTATTGTTATTCTTGGTGGTGGAGATACAGCAACTGATTGTATTGGAACCTCTCTTAGATTAGGTGCTAAATCTGTAAGAGCATTTGAAATATTACCACAACCAggagaaaaaagaaaactaGATAACCCATGGCCACAATGGCCAATTATTTTCCGTACTGACTATGGACATGAGGAAGCTATTATTAAACAAGGATCTGATCCAAGAACATATTCaatttcaacaaaaaaattccTTTGTGCTACAACTGAAGATGGTAAAAAAGTTGTTACTGGTTTGTCAACTGTTCGTGTTGAATGGGAAAAAGATGAAAAAGGTGCATGGAAACTTAATGAAATTGAGGGAAGTGAAGAAACAATTGAAGCTGACATAGTTATTCTTGCCATGGGATTTTTAGGACCTGAACAAACAATTATTGAACAACTTAAACTTAATACTGATCAACGGTCAAATATTAAGACATTTACAGAAAAATATGCAACTAGCATGGATAAAGTTTTTGCTGCTGGTGATTGTCGTCGTGGGCAATCACTTGTTGTTTGGGCTATTAATGAAGGACGTCAATGTGCTCGTGAAGTTGATAATTCTTTGATGGGATTTACTTCATTAGCAGGACCAGGTGGTATTGTATTAGCACctaataacaattaa